Proteins encoded in a region of the Planococcus citri chromosome 1, ihPlaCitr1.1, whole genome shotgun sequence genome:
- the LOC135831726 gene encoding larval cuticle protein A2B-like → MILQILIAFLSIHIPSSLCITPAYYAAPAPVYSYAIPAAPKAAVIHTPITYAAEPIHPDVEKIDPNPSYHFKYGVNDPSTGDYKSQEEYRKDGIVQGTYSLAEPDGTIRTVHYTADHINGFNAVVDRHSAKAVHAVPAVHAAPVVHTAPVVPAKYHAVVSTPYYSAPAVSHVVPALHYASPYPYKAPYAYAAYHR, encoded by the exons ATGATTTTACAG ATTTTAATCGCGTTTCTATCAATCCACATACCTTCGAGCCTATGCATAACGCCAGCATATTACGCGGCGCCTGCGCCCGTCTACAGTTATGCAATTCCTGCTGCACCTAAAGCAGCCGTAATACATACGCCGATCACATACGCGGCAGAACCCATCCATCCAGATGTTGAGAAAATTGATCCGAATCCATCGTACCATTTCAAATACGGTGTCAACGATCCGTCAACCGGCGACTACAAATCCCAAGAGGAATATCGCAAAGACGGTATCGTCCAAGGAACCTACAGCTTAGCCGAACCCGATGGTACCATCAGAACCGTCCATTACACCGCTGATCACATCAATGGTTTCAACGCCGTCGTAGATAGACACTCTGCCAAAGCCGTCCACGCAGTTCCAGCCGTCCATGCTGCTCCAGTCGTCCACACAGCTCCGGTCGTTCCGGCCAAATATCACGCCGTAGTATCCACGCCTTACTATTCGGCTCCGGCTGTATCACATGTCGTTCCGGCTCTTCATTACGCTTCTCCTTACCCCTATAAAGCGCCTTATGCTTACGCAGCATATCACAGATAA